One window of Staphylococcus chromogenes genomic DNA carries:
- the yhaM gene encoding 3'-5' exoribonuclease YhaM produces MRNVEKLQPGDAVDQFFLVHKATQGVTAQGKDYMTLHLQDKSGEIEAKVWTVTKEDMATLKPELIIHVKGDVINYRGRKQMKVNQFRVATETDGLKTQDFIDGAPMSLVEIKSQMQSFIFEIENANLQRITRHLLQKYDEAFFTFPAASSHHHNFVSGLSYHVLTMLQIAKGLCEIYPNLNKSLLYSGIILHDMGKVRELSGPIATSYTLEGNLLGHISIASEEVAEAARELGIQGEEVLLLRHLILSHHGKLEYGSPKLPHVKEAEILHFIDNIDARMNMFDKAFKKIEKGQFTERIFGLENRQFYKPEKLD; encoded by the coding sequence ATGAGAAATGTAGAAAAACTTCAACCCGGCGATGCCGTGGATCAGTTTTTCCTCGTGCATAAAGCAACACAAGGTGTGACGGCTCAAGGTAAAGACTATATGACTTTGCACCTTCAAGATAAAAGTGGAGAAATTGAAGCTAAAGTATGGACAGTCACAAAAGAAGATATGGCAACTTTAAAGCCTGAACTGATTATTCATGTTAAAGGCGATGTGATTAATTATCGTGGTCGAAAACAAATGAAAGTGAATCAATTTCGTGTTGCAACCGAGACAGATGGACTTAAAACACAAGATTTTATTGATGGGGCACCTATGAGTCTAGTTGAAATCAAATCACAAATGCAATCTTTCATTTTTGAAATTGAAAATGCAAATTTACAACGGATTACACGTCATCTACTTCAAAAATACGATGAAGCATTTTTTACGTTTCCAGCTGCGAGTTCACATCATCATAATTTTGTAAGTGGTTTAAGTTATCATGTTCTTACGATGTTACAAATTGCTAAAGGACTATGTGAAATTTATCCAAACTTAAATAAAAGTTTACTGTACAGTGGAATCATCTTACATGATATGGGGAAAGTGAGAGAACTCTCAGGCCCCATCGCTACAAGCTATACTTTAGAAGGCAACTTACTTGGCCATATTTCTATTGCGAGCGAAGAAGTAGCAGAAGCAGCGCGAGAACTAGGAATCCAAGGAGAAGAAGTCTTATTGCTTCGCCACCTTATTTTATCTCATCATGGTAAATTAGAATATGGCTCGCCAAAATTACCTCATGTGAAAGAAGCGGAAATTCTTCATTTTATTGACAATATTGATGCACGTATGAACATGTTTGATAAAGCGTTTAAAAAAATTGAAAAAGGGCAATTTACTGAACGTATATTTGGTTTAGAAAATAGACAATTTTATAAACCTGAAAAGTTAGATTAA
- a CDS encoding foldase protein PrsA, whose product MKKGLQKMIIPITASAVLLGACGNDTPSSKDQTLISSKAGDVKVEDVMKEIGKDQIASNSFKVLLSKILKDKYGDKVNDDDIEKQIDSEVKKYGGKDQFESLLKQQGMTMDKYKEQRKMMEYQKALLNEKVDISDKEIKDNTKKASHILIKVKQDKNDKEGLSDKEAKKKIDEIKKQLDKNPKDFDKLAKEESMDSSKDKNGSLGYVVKGQMVKPFEKALFKLKDGEISDVVKTDYGYHIIRADQPTDFNKEKSKLKEKITQNKLQEKPEILTDAYKKLLDEYKVDYKDSDIKKAIEDNILNPEALKEQAAQGDMQSGQQNMGM is encoded by the coding sequence ATGAAGAAAGGTTTACAGAAAATGATTATCCCTATTACAGCGAGTGCCGTTCTTTTAGGGGCTTGTGGGAATGATACACCTTCATCAAAAGATCAAACGCTCATTTCTTCAAAAGCTGGTGATGTTAAAGTAGAAGATGTGATGAAAGAAATAGGTAAAGACCAAATCGCTAGCAACTCGTTTAAAGTATTATTAAGTAAAATTTTAAAAGACAAATATGGTGACAAAGTAAATGATGATGATATTGAAAAACAAATTGATAGTGAAGTTAAAAAATACGGTGGTAAAGATCAATTTGAAAGCCTTTTAAAACAACAAGGCATGACGATGGATAAATATAAAGAGCAACGTAAAATGATGGAATATCAAAAAGCTTTATTAAATGAAAAAGTAGATATTTCTGACAAAGAAATTAAAGATAATACGAAAAAAGCTTCTCATATCTTAATCAAAGTTAAGCAAGACAAAAATGACAAAGAAGGCCTTTCCGATAAAGAAGCTAAAAAGAAAATCGACGAAATTAAAAAGCAACTCGATAAGAACCCTAAAGACTTCGATAAACTAGCCAAAGAAGAGTCTATGGATTCAAGTAAAGATAAAAATGGCAGTCTTGGTTATGTTGTAAAAGGCCAAATGGTTAAGCCGTTCGAAAAAGCGCTATTCAAGTTAAAAGATGGCGAAATTTCTGATGTCGTTAAAACAGACTACGGCTATCATATCATTCGTGCAGATCAACCGACTGACTTTAATAAAGAAAAATCAAAATTAAAAGAAAAAATCACTCAAAATAAATTACAAGAAAAACCTGAAATTTTAACTGATGCTTATAAAAAACTTTTAGACGAATATAAAGTGGATTACAAAGATAGTGATATTAAAAAGGCGATTGAGGATAACATTTTAAATCCTGAAGCCTTAAAAGAACAAGCTGCCCAAGGCGATATGCAAAGCGGACAACAAAATATGGGCATGTAA
- a CDS encoding DUF3267 domain-containing protein, with the protein MLNCSRSIDIHSRFGLPRIAFISFVTMVITFFISFEIFHFRQNVTLTDKHFFLFLVLLFLLYPIHKAIHLLTVFPYFKHFRMHKLIRHSWLPFYNIYIDKPIHKIYFCICLIMPLCIITIAMAFIARSFPEYGHYAMFLLALNAGYSVMDILYLKIIVFSRQGDYIEEHINGFMILDEK; encoded by the coding sequence ATGTTAAATTGCTCGCGCTCAATAGATATACATTCGCGTTTTGGGCTACCACGTATCGCTTTTATAAGTTTTGTCACAATGGTGATTACATTTTTTATCAGTTTTGAAATCTTTCATTTCAGACAAAATGTGACACTCACAGACAAGCATTTTTTTCTATTTTTAGTCTTATTATTTTTATTATATCCTATTCATAAAGCGATACATTTGTTAACGGTTTTCCCCTATTTCAAACATTTTCGAATGCATAAACTCATAAGACACAGTTGGTTACCGTTTTATAATATCTATATCGATAAACCTATACACAAAATTTATTTTTGTATATGTCTTATTATGCCTTTGTGTATTATCACTATTGCAATGGCATTTATAGCGCGAAGTTTCCCTGAGTATGGTCATTATGCTATGTTTTTACTCGCTTTAAATGCAGGCTATTCTGTTATGGATATTCTATATTTAAAAATCATTGTATTTTCCCGTCAAGGTGATTACATAGAAGAACATATCAATGGTTTCATGATCCTTGATGAGAAGTAA
- a CDS encoding HTH-type transcriptional regulator Hpr: MTEKQKQIESILFTHKAAMLSKVIWKNAERDWQKWLRKSGITMNEHLILMTIYAFDRVTISDISRYGVMHVSTAYNFAKRLEQQGLLTLEKDTHDKRNTFIHLTDKGTVLIENIFEQYNIDNNSVYQASEQFSSEMFHKPNFSDAHYLVAKIHGKDFIDDVNACHDHLRKHLLDAE, translated from the coding sequence ATGACTGAAAAACAAAAGCAAATCGAAAGTATCCTTTTTACGCATAAAGCAGCCATGTTGTCTAAAGTCATTTGGAAAAATGCTGAACGTGATTGGCAAAAGTGGTTACGCAAGTCAGGCATAACGATGAATGAACACCTTATTTTAATGACTATTTACGCATTTGATCGCGTAACAATTTCCGATATCTCACGTTATGGTGTCATGCATGTTTCAACAGCCTACAATTTTGCTAAACGTTTAGAACAACAAGGGCTTTTAACGCTTGAAAAAGACACCCATGATAAGCGAAATACGTTTATACATTTAACAGATAAAGGCACTGTACTTATCGAGAATATATTTGAACAATATAACATTGATAATAATTCAGTATATCAAGCCTCTGAACAATTCAGTTCAGAAATGTTCCATAAACCTAATTTTAGTGATGCCCATTATTTAGTGGCTAAAATACATGGTAAAGACTTTATTGATGACGTTAATGCGTGTCATGATCATTTAAGGAAACATTTACTTGACGCGGAGTAA
- a CDS encoding YtxH domain-containing protein: protein MRALQISLGLAAGVATGLGVALTQRSKSTRIESTTVERPKSELELEVDNIKRSVNDILGYVNDIKTESQSVAGTIGDEIKTMISEFQSDINPNIERLQSHIENLQNRGEEITNFPSKK from the coding sequence ATGAGAGCCTTACAAATATCACTAGGCCTTGCAGCTGGCGTGGCAACTGGATTGGGTGTAGCGCTAACGCAACGTAGCAAAAGTACACGTATCGAAAGTACAACTGTAGAACGGCCTAAATCCGAATTAGAATTAGAAGTTGATAATATTAAGCGCAGTGTGAATGACATTTTAGGTTATGTCAATGACATCAAAACAGAAAGTCAAAGCGTTGCGGGTACAATCGGTGACGAAATCAAAACAATGATTAGTGAATTTCAATCTGATATCAACCCGAATATTGAACGTTTACAATCCCACATTGAAAATTTACAAAATCGTGGCGAAGAAATCACAAATTTTCCATCTAAAAAGTAA
- a CDS encoding HIT family protein — protein sequence MSETIFSKIIAGEIPSYKIYENEYVYAFLDISQLSKGHTLLIPKKASPNIYETDVETMQHIGEALPIVANAIKEAFNPDGLNIVQNNGEYASQSVFHIHFHLIPRYKEGMDGFDYQWETHEDAFNDEEKAAIAKQIADQIK from the coding sequence ATGTCTGAAACAATTTTTTCAAAAATCATCGCCGGAGAAATCCCTAGTTATAAAATTTATGAAAATGAATATGTATATGCATTTTTAGATATTTCACAACTGTCTAAAGGGCATACATTACTCATTCCTAAAAAAGCCTCACCCAATATTTATGAAACCGATGTGGAAACAATGCAACATATAGGAGAAGCTTTACCTATAGTCGCCAATGCTATTAAAGAGGCATTTAATCCAGACGGACTAAATATTGTTCAAAATAATGGTGAATACGCATCGCAATCTGTTTTTCACATTCATTTCCATTTAATTCCACGTTATAAAGAAGGGATGGACGGATTTGACTATCAATGGGAAACGCATGAGGATGCTTTTAATGATGAAGAAAAAGCAGCAATTGCGAAACAAATTGCAGATCAAATCAAATAA
- the ecsA gene encoding ABC transporter ATP-binding protein EcsA, giving the protein MTVQVTDLTGGYGQTPVIKNISFTLQPGEIVGLIGLNGAGKSTTIKHLLGLLTPMEGEMSISGINIKENIEAYRKRLSYIPESPVIYDTLTLKEHIEMTAMAYGIDAETAMERAKPLLKNFRLESQLDVFPSHFSKGMKQKVMIICAFIVDPELYIIDEPFLGLDPLGIQSMLDLMESKKKEGRTVLMSTHILATAERYCDRFIILDQGEIVAMGDLEELRAQTKMPHQTLDEIYIKVTERGITT; this is encoded by the coding sequence ATGACTGTACAAGTTACTGATTTGACGGGGGGCTATGGCCAAACTCCAGTCATCAAAAATATTAGTTTTACACTTCAACCTGGAGAAATTGTTGGACTAATCGGGTTAAATGGTGCCGGAAAAAGTACAACAATCAAACATCTACTTGGATTACTTACACCAATGGAAGGAGAAATGTCTATTTCAGGTATTAATATAAAAGAAAATATTGAAGCTTATCGTAAGCGTCTATCTTATATTCCAGAGTCTCCGGTCATTTATGATACGTTAACTTTAAAAGAACATATCGAAATGACGGCAATGGCTTATGGTATCGATGCAGAAACGGCAATGGAACGAGCGAAACCACTTCTAAAAAACTTTAGACTCGAAAGTCAGCTCGATGTCTTTCCAAGTCATTTTTCTAAAGGTATGAAACAAAAAGTGATGATTATTTGTGCTTTTATTGTAGACCCTGAATTGTATATCATTGATGAACCTTTTTTAGGGCTCGATCCACTGGGAATCCAATCTATGTTAGATTTAATGGAATCAAAGAAAAAAGAAGGGCGCACAGTATTAATGAGTACACATATACTGGCAACTGCAGAACGATATTGTGATCGTTTCATTATTTTGGACCAAGGTGAAATTGTAGCCATGGGAGATTTAGAAGAACTTAGAGCACAAACAAAAATGCCTCATCAAACTTTAGATGAAATCTACATTAAAGTGACTGAAAGAGGCATAACAACATGA
- the ecsB gene encoding ABC transporter permease EcsB, giving the protein MNNAKQLYVKRRQKDQKEKQYYNKFIFNGHFSVFLVILLGAFILGYGQWLRTIPTGINYSLIISIVLGLSSIFPLKTLLQKADELFLLPFEKQMRHYIQQSVYTSYFKRLPLQIVLLIIFYPLLNALHPNELFSFIVLVLLAFVLPFIGLQLRWQWFLFGLENASINLLLFIFYVSSYYVWLDGQSYMAMGSLVFIIILIYMFKSFNDKKHFPWELMLNQAKQHQSNYYKFVNMFTDVKGIEAPASRRKYLDVFLKKPKEFNQKGMYLYLFKRNFLRGKDAFHLTIRLFIIVAALMIWLHQPIISILIAVLGMYIIILQMSQFYTQEAYGLWPQVWPASELLVIKGYEQFLYRTVIIVGILFSLIYIIMNPTELYLVMFIFAVGIATVKSTIRKLKYQESLLKD; this is encoded by the coding sequence ATGAACAATGCAAAACAGCTTTATGTGAAACGCCGGCAAAAAGATCAAAAGGAAAAACAATACTATAATAAATTCATCTTTAATGGGCATTTTTCTGTTTTTCTTGTTATTTTATTAGGTGCATTTATTTTAGGATATGGTCAATGGTTACGCACCATTCCAACTGGCATTAATTATTCACTCATCATTTCAATCGTGCTTGGATTGAGTTCTATTTTTCCGTTAAAAACATTGTTACAAAAGGCTGATGAACTATTTCTTCTCCCATTTGAAAAGCAAATGAGACATTACATTCAACAAAGTGTTTATACAAGTTATTTTAAACGTTTGCCATTACAAATTGTTTTATTAATTATTTTTTATCCTTTATTAAACGCCCTACATCCAAACGAGCTATTCTCGTTTATCGTGCTAGTATTACTCGCTTTTGTGTTACCTTTTATCGGATTACAATTGCGATGGCAATGGTTTTTATTTGGTTTAGAAAATGCTTCCATTAATCTGTTGCTTTTTATCTTTTATGTTTCAAGTTATTATGTTTGGTTAGACGGCCAATCTTATATGGCAATGGGAAGTCTTGTATTTATTATCATTCTTATCTATATGTTTAAAAGCTTTAATGATAAGAAACACTTTCCATGGGAGTTAATGCTTAATCAAGCCAAACAACATCAATCGAATTATTATAAATTTGTCAATATGTTTACAGATGTGAAAGGGATTGAAGCGCCTGCCTCAAGACGTAAATATTTAGATGTATTTCTTAAAAAACCTAAAGAATTTAACCAAAAAGGGATGTACCTCTATTTATTTAAACGAAATTTCTTGCGTGGGAAAGATGCTTTTCATTTAACCATTCGATTATTTATTATTGTAGCAGCACTCATGATTTGGTTACATCAACCTATTATTAGTATCCTCATTGCTGTATTAGGAATGTATATAATTATTTTACAAATGTCTCAATTTTATACGCAAGAAGCATACGGATTATGGCCACAAGTTTGGCCGGCATCAGAGTTATTAGTGATTAAAGGATATGAGCAATTTCTTTATCGCACTGTTATAATCGTCGGGATTCTATTTAGCCTTATCTATATCATCATGAATCCCACCGAGCTATATTTAGTCATGTTCATTTTTGCAGTAGGGATAGCAACTGTGAAATCAACCATTAGAAAATTAAAATATCAAGAATCCTTGCTTAAAGATTAA
- a CDS encoding antibiotic biosynthesis monooxygenase family protein — MKLYITYGTYGYIHQIQLNNKDRNLMIFSSEERSVLIEETDKESVFQQPKSFRSLTRVGDISEEDFQAVISIPTSEDHKYQLEKKLDSYYPNLSEYEGYKSFRLLKPVKDNVYKVMFGFESRTAFEDFKKSSVFRENFSKEAVRALAGVTSTHSSYLERYFYPITEEEIANQQQNVEQ; from the coding sequence ATGAAACTCTATATCACTTATGGAACATATGGATATATCCATCAAATCCAACTCAATAATAAAGATAGAAATTTAATGATTTTTTCTTCAGAAGAGCGTTCAGTCTTAATAGAAGAAACGGATAAAGAAAGTGTTTTTCAACAACCTAAATCTTTTCGTTCTTTAACGCGTGTAGGAGACATTTCAGAAGAAGATTTTCAGGCAGTAATCTCAATACCAACATCAGAAGACCATAAATATCAACTTGAGAAAAAATTGGATAGTTATTACCCTAATCTTTCGGAATATGAAGGTTATAAAAGCTTCAGATTACTCAAACCAGTCAAGGATAATGTATATAAAGTAATGTTTGGTTTTGAATCACGTACTGCTTTTGAAGATTTTAAAAAATCATCCGTCTTCCGCGAAAACTTTTCGAAAGAAGCTGTACGCGCTTTAGCAGGTGTCACAAGCACTCACAGTTCATATTTAGAACGCTATTTCTATCCAATTACTGAGGAAGAAATCGCAAACCAACAGCAAAATGTTGAACAGTAA
- the hemE gene encoding uroporphyrinogen decarboxylase, which translates to MNTPFNDTILRAIKGDIITHTPVWFMRQAGRSQPEYRKLKEKYSLFDITHQPELCAYVTALPVEQYQIDAAVLYKDIMTPLKAIGVDVDIKSGIGPVISNPIKSLSDVEKLGQIDPKRDVPFVLETIKLLTTEKLNVPLIGFTGAPFTLASYMIEGGPSKNYNKTKALMYSDETTWFKLMDTLAEMSITYVGAQVEAGAQLIQVFDSWVGALNQADYDYYIKPCMEKLINGIKAFQVPVIMFGVGASHLITSWNDLPIDVLGLDWRTSILEAHHQGVSKTIQGNLDPSILLAPWPVIEERLKPILNQGLTHGKHIFNLGHGVFPEVQPETLQRVSKFVHDYTGAKLK; encoded by the coding sequence ATGAATACACCGTTTAACGATACGATATTACGAGCTATAAAAGGGGACATAATTACACATACACCCGTGTGGTTCATGCGCCAAGCCGGACGCTCACAACCCGAATATCGAAAATTAAAAGAGAAATATTCATTATTTGATATTACACATCAACCTGAACTGTGTGCATATGTCACAGCATTACCTGTTGAACAATATCAAATCGATGCGGCAGTTTTATATAAGGATATTATGACGCCACTTAAAGCGATTGGGGTGGATGTGGATATTAAATCGGGAATAGGTCCTGTGATTTCTAACCCTATTAAGTCATTAAGTGATGTTGAAAAGTTAGGTCAAATTGACCCTAAAAGAGATGTGCCGTTTGTCCTAGAAACTATCAAATTGCTGACAACTGAAAAGTTAAATGTGCCACTTATTGGTTTTACGGGTGCACCTTTCACTTTAGCAAGTTACATGATTGAAGGAGGTCCCTCCAAAAACTACAATAAGACGAAAGCACTTATGTACAGTGATGAGACAACTTGGTTTAAATTAATGGACACGCTTGCAGAGATGTCGATTACATATGTAGGGGCTCAAGTTGAAGCTGGTGCACAGTTAATACAAGTTTTTGATTCATGGGTGGGTGCACTGAATCAAGCAGATTACGATTATTATATTAAGCCATGTATGGAAAAATTAATTAACGGCATCAAAGCGTTTCAAGTGCCGGTGATTATGTTTGGTGTAGGGGCAAGCCATCTGATTACCTCATGGAATGATTTACCTATTGACGTATTAGGATTAGATTGGAGAACCTCAATACTTGAAGCGCATCATCAAGGTGTTTCGAAAACTATTCAAGGTAACTTAGATCCAAGTATTTTACTTGCACCGTGGCCAGTGATTGAAGAACGTTTGAAACCTATTTTGAATCAAGGGTTAACGCATGGTAAACATATTTTTAACTTGGGACATGGTGTTTTTCCAGAAGTTCAGCCAGAAACATTACAACGCGTATCAAAATTTGTACATGATTATACAGGGGCAAAATTAAAATAG
- the hemH gene encoding ferrochelatase — MKKEVGLLVMAYGTPYQKSDIEPYYTDIRHGRKPSEEELNDLISRYEAIGGLSPLAKITERQAEAIRDALNERYEDIEFKLYIGLKHIHPFIEDAVEKMNNDGITEAVTVVLAPHYSNFSVGSYNRRAEEKANEYGIRLFHVKHYYQQPKFQEYWTMRVDEILANIPQEEHAKTVLVVSAHSLPEKMIKESNDPYPMELENTAKAIQQQSVIQNVAIGWQSEGNTGTPWLGPDVQDLTKALYKENKYEHFIYTPVGFVAEHLEVLYDNDYECKVVCDEIGATYHRPPMPDIHPLFIGAIVDEISNIYEKV; from the coding sequence ATGAAAAAAGAAGTCGGTTTACTTGTCATGGCTTATGGCACACCGTATCAAAAAAGTGATATCGAACCTTATTATACAGATATACGACATGGCCGTAAGCCTAGCGAGGAAGAATTGAATGATTTAATTTCTCGCTATGAAGCGATAGGGGGGCTTTCACCACTTGCCAAAATTACGGAACGTCAAGCAGAAGCCATACGTGATGCATTAAATGAACGATATGAAGATATAGAGTTTAAATTGTATATCGGTTTAAAACATATCCACCCATTCATAGAAGATGCTGTTGAAAAGATGAACAACGATGGTATTACAGAAGCGGTAACAGTTGTATTAGCACCACACTACTCTAATTTTTCAGTGGGGTCTTATAATCGACGCGCAGAAGAAAAGGCGAACGAATATGGAATTCGTCTTTTCCATGTCAAACATTACTATCAACAACCAAAGTTTCAAGAATATTGGACGATGCGCGTAGATGAAATTCTTGCTAACATCCCTCAGGAAGAACATGCCAAAACTGTGCTTGTTGTTTCGGCACATAGCTTACCAGAAAAAATGATTAAAGAAAGCAATGATCCTTACCCTATGGAGCTTGAAAATACAGCTAAAGCCATACAACAACAATCGGTCATTCAAAATGTCGCTATCGGTTGGCAATCTGAGGGCAATACGGGGACGCCTTGGTTAGGACCAGATGTCCAAGATTTAACAAAAGCACTTTACAAAGAAAACAAATATGAACACTTCATTTATACACCAGTAGGATTTGTCGCCGAACACCTCGAAGTACTATATGACAATGATTATGAATGTAAAGTGGTTTGTGATGAAATAGGTGCAACTTACCATAGACCGCCTATGCCGGATATCCACCCTTTATTTATTGGTGCTATCGTGGATGAAATTTCAAATATTTACGAGAAAGTGTGA
- the hemY gene encoding protoporphyrinogen oxidase — protein MTKIAIVGAGITGLSSAYFIKKHYPHIDVTVYEATHQPGGKIKTVQRDGYTIELGPESYLGRKTIMTELAKDIGIKDEEIITNKTGQSFIFARNKLYPIPGGAILGVPTDIKPFMSTKLISMKGKLRALKDLKRKPIEMKEDLSVGSFFRYRLGDEILENLIEPLLSGIYGTDIDQLSLMSTFPNFKTLEDTHGSIIKGMQKVRLDREKKHSHNTEGPQGQFKQFRNGLFSFIEQLEKWLKQNNVHFKYQTPVTDLISEQKGYNVETAQEAPTFYDGVIVATPHQVFHKWFETDPGFDYFSRLEASSVATIVFAFDEKNIKNTSNGTGFVIARTSDTSITACTWTTKKWPHTTPKGKVLIRAYVGKPGDDIVETHSDEELVEIAKKDLSQMMTFYGEPDFTIVNKMPHASPQYHVGHIHEIKKIQEHIYREYPHLQITGAPFEAVGLPDCIRQAQDAVQRLIPRI, from the coding sequence ATGACTAAAATTGCTATTGTTGGTGCAGGCATTACTGGGCTTTCTAGTGCTTATTTTATAAAAAAACATTATCCTCATATTGACGTCACAGTTTATGAAGCGACTCATCAACCTGGTGGTAAAATTAAAACTGTACAACGAGACGGTTACACTATTGAGCTGGGTCCTGAATCATATTTAGGTCGTAAAACGATTATGACGGAATTGGCAAAAGATATTGGTATTAAGGATGAGGAGATTATTACCAATAAAACAGGGCAATCGTTTATTTTTGCGCGAAACAAACTTTATCCGATACCAGGTGGTGCTATTTTAGGAGTTCCAACGGACATAAAACCTTTCATGTCTACAAAACTCATATCAATGAAAGGGAAATTGCGTGCATTAAAAGACTTGAAACGTAAACCGATTGAAATGAAAGAGGATTTATCGGTAGGTAGTTTTTTTAGATATCGATTGGGTGATGAGATTCTAGAAAATTTAATCGAACCATTACTAAGCGGTATTTATGGTACTGATATTGACCAACTCAGTTTAATGAGTACATTTCCAAATTTCAAAACGTTAGAAGATACACATGGGAGTATCATTAAGGGAATGCAAAAAGTACGATTGGATCGTGAAAAAAAACATTCTCACAATACAGAAGGGCCACAAGGCCAATTTAAACAATTTCGTAATGGTCTTTTCTCGTTTATCGAACAGCTTGAAAAATGGTTAAAACAAAACAACGTTCATTTTAAATATCAAACACCCGTCACTGATTTGATTAGCGAACAAAAAGGGTATAATGTGGAGACAGCACAAGAGGCGCCGACTTTTTATGACGGTGTTATCGTTGCAACGCCACATCAAGTCTTTCATAAATGGTTTGAAACAGATCCTGGATTTGATTATTTCAGCCGACTTGAAGCATCATCTGTTGCGACGATTGTTTTTGCGTTTGACGAAAAAAATATCAAAAATACATCGAATGGAACAGGATTTGTTATCGCAAGAACAAGTGATACGTCTATAACAGCTTGTACTTGGACGACAAAAAAATGGCCGCACACAACACCAAAAGGTAAAGTTTTGATAAGAGCCTATGTCGGTAAGCCAGGTGATGATATTGTTGAAACACATAGTGATGAGGAATTGGTCGAAATTGCCAAAAAAGATTTATCACAGATGATGACTTTTTATGGCGAACCTGATTTTACAATCGTCAATAAAATGCCACATGCCAGTCCTCAATATCACGTAGGTCATATTCATGAAATTAAAAAAATACAAGAACATATTTACAGAGAATATCCACATTTACAAATAACGGGGGCACCATTTGAAGCGGTAGGGTTGCCAGATTGTATTCGACAAGCACAAGATGCCGTTCAGAGACTTATTCCTAGAATATAG
- a CDS encoding RBBP9/YdeN family alpha/beta hydrolase, producing the protein MTNVYIVYGYHANENKHWFKWLKNALELEGHDVKIIDLPNPDAPDVEEWLPALKTQATSIDGDTLFVAHSLGVITTLKFINDLNVSHIGGIAMVSGFKDYLPHLPELNPFMDQNIDFENLKQKLNHRFCIASKNDETVPYSYTEELSHMLDAKLYTIEQGGHFCEEDGYETFSFLKQKIILKLD; encoded by the coding sequence GTGACAAATGTTTATATTGTATATGGGTACCATGCAAATGAAAATAAGCACTGGTTTAAATGGTTAAAAAATGCTTTAGAGCTTGAAGGCCATGATGTTAAAATTATTGACTTGCCAAACCCAGATGCCCCTGATGTAGAGGAATGGCTACCAGCATTGAAGACACAAGCCACGTCTATTGATGGTGATACATTATTTGTTGCTCATAGTTTGGGAGTGATTACTACTTTAAAATTTATAAATGACTTAAATGTATCGCACATCGGGGGTATAGCGATGGTTTCAGGATTTAAAGATTATCTCCCACATTTACCAGAACTTAATCCATTTATGGATCAAAATATTGATTTCGAAAACTTAAAGCAAAAATTAAACCACAGATTTTGTATCGCATCCAAAAATGATGAAACTGTACCTTATTCATATACGGAAGAGTTAAGTCATATGCTAGATGCAAAATTATATACGATTGAGCAAGGTGGTCATTTTTGTGAGGAAGATGGCTATGAAACTTTTAGCTTCTTAAAACAAAAAATCATTTTAAAACTTGATTGA